A genomic window from Bradyrhizobium lupini includes:
- the metH gene encoding methionine synthase — protein sequence MTVSTSPKRTTLLNAARERILVLDGAMGTMIQNLQFDEAAFRGERFKNFHRDLRGNNDLLILTQPQAIEDIHAAYLRAGADIVATNTFSTTSIAQADYDLADIVYEMARAGARLAGNAARRVEAEDGKPRFVAGAIGPTNRTASISPDVSNPGYRAVTFDDLRKSYGEQINGMLDGGVDLLLVETIFDTLNAKAALYAIAEITEERGIDMPVMVSGTITDKSGRLLSGQLPEAFWHSVQHAKPVTIGFNCALGAEDLRAHIADIGRVADTLVCAYPNAGLPNEFGQYDETPEYMARLVGEFARDGLVNIVGGCCGTTPDHIAAIAAAVAPHKPRIVPEIEPRLRLSGLEPFILTDAIPFVNVGERTNVTGSARFRKLVTAGDYTAALQVARDQVENGAQIIDVNMDEGLLDSEAAMVTFLNLVAAEPDIARVPVMVDSSKFSVIEAGLKCVQGKPVVNSISMKEGEDKFIHEAKIARRHGAAVVVMAFDEVGQADTFARKTEICKRAYDILVNRVGFPPEDIIFDPNIFAIATGIEEHNNYGVDFIEATRWIRKNLRGAHISGGVSNLSFSFRGNEPVREAMHSVFLYHAIKAGMDMGIVNAGQMIVYDDIDPELRQVCEDVILNRDPGASERLLALAERFRGNKTQTKEADLAWREWPVAKRLSHSLVHGITEFIEQDTEEARKASKRPLDVIEGPLMAGMNVVGDLFGDGKMFLPQVVKSARVMKQAVAWLMPFMEEEKARNLANGIGTEGSSSAGKIVLATVKGDVHDIGKNIVGIVLQCNNYEVIDLGVMVPAAKIVETVKAEKADIVGLSGLITPSLDEMAFFAAELQREGLKLPLLIGGATTSRVHTAVKIDPSYRAGPVVHVNDASRAVGVASALLSPERREAYAAEVRAEYAKISDAHMRAQADKKRLKLATARANRVPVDFTANKPVKPTFLGTRSFDDYDLAELVPYIDWTPFFQTWELAGRFPAILDDAKVGEVARSLYDDARKMLDLIVKEKWFRARATVGFWPANAQGDDIVLYADESRTRTIATLHTLRQQLEKREGRFNAALSDFVAPANTGVPDYVGGFVVTAGIGEDVVADRFKMANDDYSSILCKALADRLAEAFAERMHARVRREFWAYAPDEALSTDELILEKYQGIRPAPGYPAQPDHTEKATLFELLDAENTAGVKLTESYAMWPGSSVSGLYLANPESYYFGVGKIERDQVEDYAARKGMSVAETERWLAPILNYIPTREGASDKAAFTATPANDETSKELASHPPGCTCAVHLVWQKKRAGAG from the coding sequence ATGACCGTATCCACCTCTCCCAAGCGAACCACCCTGCTCAACGCCGCGCGCGAGCGCATTCTCGTGCTCGACGGCGCCATGGGCACGATGATCCAGAATCTCCAGTTCGACGAGGCCGCCTTCCGCGGCGAGCGATTCAAGAACTTCCATCGCGATTTGCGCGGCAACAACGACCTCTTGATCCTGACCCAACCGCAGGCGATCGAGGACATCCACGCCGCTTACTTGCGCGCCGGCGCCGACATCGTCGCCACCAACACCTTCTCCACGACCTCGATCGCCCAGGCCGATTACGATCTCGCCGACATCGTCTACGAGATGGCGCGCGCAGGCGCCCGCCTCGCCGGCAACGCCGCACGCCGCGTCGAGGCCGAGGACGGCAAGCCGCGCTTCGTCGCCGGCGCCATCGGACCGACCAACCGCACCGCCTCGATCTCGCCTGACGTGTCCAATCCCGGCTACCGCGCCGTCACGTTCGACGACCTGCGCAAATCCTATGGCGAGCAGATCAACGGCATGCTCGATGGCGGCGTCGATCTGCTGCTGGTCGAGACCATCTTCGACACGCTGAACGCCAAGGCGGCGCTGTACGCGATCGCCGAGATCACGGAAGAACGTGGCATCGACATGCCCGTGATGGTGTCGGGCACCATCACCGACAAGTCCGGCCGCCTGCTGTCCGGCCAGTTGCCGGAAGCGTTCTGGCATTCGGTGCAGCACGCCAAGCCTGTGACCATCGGCTTCAACTGCGCGCTCGGCGCGGAAGATCTGCGCGCGCATATCGCCGATATCGGCCGCGTCGCCGACACGCTTGTTTGCGCCTATCCCAATGCCGGCCTGCCCAACGAGTTCGGCCAGTATGACGAGACCCCGGAATACATGGCCCGCCTGGTCGGCGAGTTCGCGCGCGATGGCCTCGTCAACATCGTCGGCGGTTGCTGCGGCACCACGCCGGACCATATCGCGGCGATTGCGGCTGCGGTCGCGCCGCACAAGCCGCGCATCGTGCCGGAGATCGAACCTCGCTTGCGGCTCTCCGGCCTCGAGCCGTTCATCCTGACCGACGCCATTCCCTTCGTGAACGTCGGCGAGCGCACCAACGTCACCGGCTCCGCCCGCTTCCGCAAGCTGGTCACCGCCGGCGACTACACCGCCGCGCTGCAGGTCGCGCGCGACCAGGTCGAGAACGGCGCGCAGATCATCGACGTCAACATGGACGAGGGTCTTCTGGACTCGGAAGCCGCGATGGTGACCTTCCTCAACCTCGTCGCCGCCGAGCCCGACATTGCCCGCGTCCCCGTAATGGTCGACAGCTCGAAATTCTCCGTGATCGAGGCCGGCCTGAAATGCGTGCAGGGCAAGCCGGTCGTCAACTCGATCTCGATGAAGGAAGGCGAGGACAAGTTCATTCACGAGGCCAAGATCGCCCGCCGTCACGGCGCGGCTGTCGTGGTGATGGCGTTCGACGAGGTCGGCCAGGCCGACACGTTCGCCCGCAAGACCGAGATCTGCAAGCGCGCCTACGACATCCTGGTGAACCGCGTCGGCTTCCCGCCGGAAGACATCATCTTCGATCCCAATATTTTCGCGATCGCAACCGGCATCGAGGAGCACAACAATTACGGCGTCGACTTCATCGAAGCGACGCGCTGGATCCGCAAGAATCTGCGGGGCGCGCACATTTCTGGTGGTGTGTCCAATTTGTCGTTCTCGTTCCGCGGCAACGAGCCGGTGCGCGAGGCCATGCACTCGGTGTTCCTGTATCACGCCATCAAGGCCGGCATGGACATGGGCATCGTCAATGCCGGGCAGATGATCGTCTATGACGATATCGATCCCGAATTGCGCCAGGTGTGCGAGGACGTCATCCTCAACCGTGACCCCGGTGCGTCCGAGCGTCTGCTGGCGCTTGCGGAAAGATTCCGCGGCAACAAGACTCAGACCAAGGAAGCCGATCTCGCCTGGCGCGAATGGCCGGTGGCGAAGCGGCTGTCGCATTCGCTGGTGCACGGCATCACCGAGTTCATCGAGCAGGATACCGAAGAGGCCCGCAAGGCTTCGAAGCGCCCGCTCGACGTGATCGAGGGACCGCTGATGGCCGGCATGAATGTGGTCGGCGATCTCTTCGGTGACGGCAAGATGTTCCTGCCGCAGGTGGTGAAGTCGGCCCGCGTGATGAAGCAGGCTGTCGCCTGGCTGATGCCGTTCATGGAGGAGGAGAAGGCGCGCAATCTCGCCAACGGCATCGGCACGGAAGGCTCCTCGTCCGCCGGCAAGATCGTGCTCGCGACCGTCAAGGGCGACGTCCACGACATCGGCAAGAACATCGTCGGCATCGTGCTCCAGTGCAACAATTACGAGGTCATCGACCTCGGCGTGATGGTGCCCGCGGCCAAGATCGTCGAGACGGTGAAGGCGGAGAAGGCCGACATCGTCGGGCTGTCCGGCCTGATCACACCCTCGCTCGACGAGATGGCGTTCTTCGCCGCAGAATTGCAGCGCGAAGGCCTCAAGCTGCCGCTCTTGATCGGCGGCGCCACCACGAGCCGCGTGCATACCGCGGTCAAGATCGACCCGAGCTATCGCGCAGGCCCCGTGGTGCATGTCAACGACGCCAGCCGCGCCGTCGGTGTTGCGTCGGCGCTGCTGTCGCCCGAGAGGCGCGAGGCCTATGCCGCCGAAGTCCGCGCCGAATACGCAAAGATCTCGGACGCCCATATGCGCGCCCAGGCCGACAAGAAGCGGCTGAAGCTGGCGACCGCCCGCGCCAACCGCGTGCCGGTCGACTTCACCGCGAACAAGCCGGTGAAGCCGACCTTCCTCGGCACCCGAAGCTTTGACGACTACGATCTCGCCGAGCTGGTGCCCTATATCGACTGGACGCCGTTCTTCCAGACCTGGGAGCTCGCCGGGCGCTTCCCTGCCATCCTCGACGACGCCAAGGTCGGCGAAGTTGCGCGCTCGCTCTACGACGACGCGCGCAAGATGCTCGACCTGATCGTCAAGGAGAAATGGTTCCGCGCGCGCGCCACCGTCGGCTTCTGGCCGGCCAATGCGCAGGGCGACGACATCGTGCTCTATGCCGACGAGAGCCGGACCAGGACGATCGCGACGCTGCACACGCTGCGCCAGCAGCTCGAGAAGCGCGAGGGCCGTTTCAACGCGGCGCTGTCCGACTTCGTCGCGCCCGCCAACACCGGCGTGCCCGATTATGTCGGCGGCTTCGTCGTCACCGCCGGCATCGGCGAGGATGTGGTCGCCGACCGGTTTAAGATGGCCAATGACGACTACTCGTCGATCCTGTGCAAGGCGCTGGCCGACCGCCTGGCCGAAGCCTTCGCCGAGCGCATGCATGCCCGCGTCCGCCGCGAGTTCTGGGCCTATGCGCCGGACGAGGCGCTCTCGACCGACGAGTTGATCCTCGAAAAGTATCAGGGCATCCGTCCCGCCCCCGGCTATCCCGCGCAACCCGATCACACCGAGAAGGCCACGCTGTTCGAGCTGCTCGATGCCGAGAACACCGCCGGCGTGAAGCTGACCGAGAGCTATGCGATGTGGCCGGGCTCCTCCGTGTCGGGGCTCTATCTCGCCAATCCAGAGAGCTATTATTTCGGAGTCGGCAAGATCGAGCGCGATCAGGTCGAGGATTATGCTGCGCGCAAGGGCATGAGCGTCGCCGAGACCGAGCGCTGGCTCGCGCCGATTCTGAACTACATCCCGACGCGAGAGGGTGCGAGCGACAAGGCGGCGTTCACGGCAACGCCGGCGAACGACGAGACGTCGAAGGAGCTTGCGTCGCATCCGCCGGGCTGCACCTGCGCGGTGCACCTGGTCTGGCAGAAGAAGCGCGCGGGCGCGGGTTAG
- a CDS encoding DUF3592 domain-containing protein — MLNAQQLMWTQIAAGIAVLLFGLTLFNLIRMRGRMVAARSWDKVEGIITVSQVDQPTAHSSDDRNDAKPIIRYRYQAGGQELEGDKIFVGGTVITTRVLAAKLTGRYPVGAHVEVHVDPKQPTEALLEPAAAQNVAALVAFTMVFGVIAATLTAHSFAGHVLYADKGVPLFAFAVPIIVLVGGVFLAADYVRTRRRASASLRWPTASGRVTHCDVIEEIIEEKTEHDNRPTTSKLVHRYQVDLRYAYRVGKRDFIGTEVDWNGTMISGLREVAEEAAAKYRPGKSVQVYYDPDQPGQAVLEPASRGGALGPLIGAAVCAVVGGLFLTILIKVGFA, encoded by the coding sequence ATGCTGAACGCCCAACAATTGATGTGGACACAGATTGCCGCCGGCATCGCCGTGCTGCTGTTTGGATTGACGCTGTTCAATCTGATCCGCATGCGGGGCCGGATGGTGGCGGCGCGGAGCTGGGACAAGGTTGAGGGCATCATCACGGTCTCCCAAGTCGACCAGCCGACGGCGCATTCCTCGGACGATCGGAACGACGCCAAGCCCATCATCCGCTATCGCTATCAGGCCGGCGGCCAGGAGCTGGAAGGCGACAAGATCTTTGTCGGCGGCACCGTCATCACGACGAGGGTCCTGGCCGCAAAACTGACCGGACGCTATCCGGTCGGCGCCCATGTCGAGGTCCATGTCGATCCGAAGCAACCGACAGAGGCGCTGCTGGAGCCTGCCGCCGCGCAGAACGTCGCGGCCCTGGTGGCGTTCACAATGGTGTTCGGCGTCATCGCCGCCACCCTGACCGCGCATTCGTTCGCGGGCCACGTGCTCTACGCCGACAAGGGCGTCCCGCTGTTCGCGTTCGCGGTGCCGATCATCGTGCTCGTGGGCGGGGTGTTCCTCGCCGCCGATTATGTCCGGACGCGCCGGCGGGCGAGCGCCAGCCTGCGCTGGCCGACCGCGTCGGGCAGGGTCACCCATTGCGACGTGATCGAGGAAATCATCGAAGAGAAGACCGAGCACGACAATCGACCGACGACTTCAAAGCTCGTCCACCGCTATCAGGTCGACCTGCGCTACGCCTACAGAGTCGGCAAGCGCGACTTCATCGGCACCGAAGTCGATTGGAACGGCACCATGATCTCCGGCCTGCGCGAGGTCGCCGAAGAGGCCGCGGCGAAATATCGGCCTGGGAAGAGCGTCCAAGTCTATTACGATCCGGACCAGCCCGGACAAGCCGTGCTGGAGCCTGCAAGCCGGGGAGGCGCGCTGGGGCCGCTGATCGGTGCCGCGGTCTGCGCGGTCGTCGGCGGCCTGTTCCTGACGATCCTGATCAAGGTCGGGTTCGCGTAG
- a CDS encoding glutathione S-transferase family protein, whose amino-acid sequence MFLIGQYDSPFVRRVAIALRLYGLAFEHRPWSTFGDADKIAPYNPLRRVPTLVLDDGEALIESTFILDYLDELAGPEKAMLPRSGAERRHHLRICALASGLGDKAVSLLYERVLRKEQLTLWVERCQAQIADVLKALEAERAKVTTPYWLGDRIGHADIVVACVVRFTREAHPQLFEPSRYPALSAHADACEALAPFKEIVQPLSPPKG is encoded by the coding sequence ATGTTCCTGATCGGCCAATATGATTCCCCCTTCGTCCGCCGCGTCGCGATTGCGCTGCGGCTTTACGGCCTCGCCTTCGAGCACAGGCCGTGGTCGACCTTCGGCGACGCCGACAAGATCGCGCCCTATAATCCGCTGCGCCGCGTGCCGACGCTGGTGCTCGACGACGGCGAGGCGCTGATCGAGAGCACGTTCATCCTCGATTATCTCGACGAGCTCGCCGGGCCGGAGAAGGCGATGCTGCCGCGCTCCGGCGCCGAGCGCCGGCATCACTTGCGCATCTGCGCGCTCGCGTCCGGCCTCGGCGACAAGGCCGTGAGCCTGCTCTACGAACGCGTGCTGCGGAAGGAGCAGCTTACGCTATGGGTCGAGCGCTGCCAGGCGCAGATCGCGGACGTGCTGAAAGCGCTGGAGGCCGAGCGCGCCAAGGTGACCACGCCGTACTGGCTGGGTGACCGCATCGGCCACGCCGATATTGTGGTCGCCTGCGTCGTCCGCTTCACCCGCGAGGCCCATCCGCAGTTGTTCGAGCCATCGCGCTATCCGGCGCTGTCGGCGCATGCCGACGCGTGCGAGGCGCTGGCGCCGTTCAAGGAGATCGTGCAGCCACTGTCACCGCCGAAGGGGTGA
- a CDS encoding threonine/serine dehydratase, which yields MTATMDINRERIAATEAVIRPHIRRTPLVEADLADFGLPASPVTFKLEMLQHSGSFKARGAFANLLLRRLPEAGVVAASGGNHGAAVAYAAQRLGIPATIFVPEITSPAKAERIRGYGAKLVIAGSRYADALAASETHVAQTGAMAVHAYDQVETLLGQGSVGMELEQDAPGIDTVLVAVGGGGLIGGMAAWSAGRTRIVAVEPEQSPTLHAAFAAGAPIDAPAGGIAADSLAPRRVGQLMFPIARAHVERVVLVADDAIKQAQSALWSSLRLVAEPGGAAAFAALLSGRYRPSPGERVAVLVCGANTNAVNFNS from the coding sequence ATGACAGCAACAATGGACATCAATCGGGAGCGGATCGCGGCGACCGAGGCCGTCATCCGTCCGCACATACGGCGCACGCCGCTCGTTGAGGCCGATCTCGCCGATTTTGGCCTGCCGGCTTCTCCCGTCACGTTCAAGCTCGAGATGCTGCAGCATTCCGGATCGTTCAAGGCGCGGGGTGCCTTCGCCAACCTGCTGTTGCGCCGGCTGCCGGAAGCCGGTGTCGTCGCCGCATCGGGCGGCAATCACGGCGCGGCGGTGGCGTATGCGGCGCAGCGGCTCGGCATCCCGGCCACGATTTTCGTGCCCGAGATCACCTCGCCGGCCAAAGCCGAGCGTATCAGAGGCTATGGCGCGAAACTCGTGATTGCGGGCAGCCGCTATGCCGACGCGCTCGCCGCAAGCGAAACCCATGTCGCGCAGACCGGCGCCATGGCGGTGCATGCCTACGACCAGGTCGAGACCTTGCTCGGTCAGGGCAGTGTCGGAATGGAGCTGGAGCAGGATGCACCGGGCATTGACACGGTGCTGGTTGCAGTCGGCGGCGGCGGCCTGATCGGTGGCATGGCGGCCTGGAGTGCCGGCAGGACGCGCATCGTCGCGGTCGAGCCGGAGCAGTCGCCAACGCTTCACGCCGCCTTCGCGGCAGGCGCGCCGATCGATGCGCCGGCGGGCGGCATCGCCGCCGATAGTCTCGCCCCGCGACGTGTCGGACAATTGATGTTTCCGATTGCGCGGGCCCATGTCGAGCGGGTCGTCCTGGTCGCCGACGACGCGATCAAGCAGGCGCAGTCGGCCTTGTGGTCGAGCCTGCGCCTGGTGGCCGAGCCCGGCGGCGCCGCCGCATTTGCCGCCTTGCTCTCCGGTCGCTATCGCCCCTCACCCGGCGAGCGGGTCGCGGTACTGGTTTGTGGCGCCAACACCAATGCGGTGAATTTCAACAGCTAG
- a CDS encoding GNAT family N-acetyltransferase produces MILPDGYSDIPAGKIAAVVTHLEMTARPARRADPPGAPSGLWTLRKVDTPALHWYRDLHRRVGEEWLWFSRARMNDAELAAVIHAPGVEVYTLVVDGRDEGLLELDFREAGQCELVYFGVTAKLIGSGAARFMMNHALEIAWSRDLSRVWVHTCTFDHPSAVAFYQRFGFRPFRRQIEIADDPRLDGTVPRTAARHMPIIG; encoded by the coding sequence ATGATCCTCCCCGACGGCTATTCCGACATCCCCGCCGGCAAGATCGCCGCCGTCGTTACCCATCTCGAGATGACCGCGCGCCCCGCGCGCCGCGCCGATCCGCCCGGCGCTCCATCAGGTCTTTGGACCCTGCGCAAGGTCGATACCCCCGCGCTTCATTGGTATCGCGACCTCCATCGCCGCGTCGGCGAGGAGTGGTTGTGGTTTTCGCGGGCGCGCATGAACGATGCCGAGCTCGCTGCCGTCATCCATGCGCCGGGCGTCGAGGTCTATACGCTTGTCGTGGACGGCCGCGATGAAGGCCTGCTGGAGCTGGACTTTCGCGAGGCCGGCCAGTGCGAGCTGGTGTATTTCGGCGTCACCGCAAAACTGATCGGCAGTGGTGCCGCCCGCTTCATGATGAACCATGCACTTGAAATCGCATGGTCACGCGATTTGTCCCGCGTCTGGGTGCACACCTGCACCTTCGATCATCCGTCGGCCGTTGCGTTCTATCAGCGCTTCGGCTTCCGCCCGTTCCGCCGCCAGATTGAGATCGCCGACGATCCGCGGCTCGATGGCACGGTGCCGCGGACGGCGGCGAGGCATATGCCGATCATCGGATAG